ATGaagccttccttctttcttctcggTCCGCTTTGGCTCCTGATCTTGAGCTCGCAGTTATTGGCCTAAGGCTTCTTCTTCGAGTCCTTGCTTTTGAGAGACGAAACTTTAGGCCCTTGCTCTTGGCCTTCCATCATGGTCCGCATAACCAGCCCATCTTTCTCCAGAGAAGCAACCGCTCGGAATCTCTCCCTTCAGTTGTGTAACAAGGCGATCCACACGATAACGAGTCCGCTCCCGTCGAGCCTCTTCGACGGCACTAGCCTACGGGTTCTTCCCCCTAGCCATGGCTTGGCCTAGCctttggctctgataccacttgtcACGGTGCTAAGTCCTTCAAGCCCACAAAGCGCGGCACCCTGCTAACGGTCCGCTGTAGCAGAGTAAGCTGAAAACGCCCTTTCTATGTTCTTAGTCAAGCCTAAACTGCAATCAAAGGTTAGCGCTAACGAGCAAGAAAAGGGCCCTTAGCCCATCTATCTAAGGGgcctttaataatattatataaTAAGAGTGGGCCCTTCTTTCTCAAAGTAAAGAAAGCTTTCGAGCTGTAGCTTTACAACGAGAGGGCCCTCGTTATTAGGTTGATAGATTGCTTGTTTGTTTTATATCATATCAATAAAGGCTTTCCTTGAGTTTTCAAGTTGGGGCGCTAACGCCCTATCTATAGTCAGGGGCCTTTTCTTGCAGGATGCCGGGTGCGCAGGGTCGCCCAACCTATACAAGGGCTTTCCGGCTTCATTTGGTCGTGCTGCTATGATGTAACGTGCAGTCGTCCCGAGGCAGCAGGATGTATGGTATAGGGCcccttttttctctcccttaaaGTCCTTTATGGATTTCGAGTCGGGAATAGAGCAGTGGCTTATTCGGCGCTATATCACAATTCATTCATTCTCGGGCATAGCTGTTCACGAAACGTGGCATGGGACATCTGTCGGCGGCGGGAGTCAACCATCCGAGCGAGAGGTCAGACCAATCCCATTCATTCTGGTCCGATCAGAACGGATCTTGTTGAATGAATTGATCCATTATGCCCTACTTCTTATTCTTAGTGCATTTTTTCCTACTCTGACCCTTCCTTTAACTACTCCTGAGATAGAGtggaaacatttttttatggtgGAGAGTGGGGAGTGAAAACACCAATGCAGCAGAGAACGACCGCATGAATCGGAATCCACAACTATTAAGACAGACGGCCGAGAAAGAAAGGCTCCACGTTCTCCAAGTGGTTGATCTTAGCGTGCTAGTCACTGCTTCATTTCGTATAGTGAGAACACTTTATCTTTCGTAGCGCTCCGCCCCCCCCTTGTATAGGTTGGGGAACTCTGGTTGCGCGGCTTTCTCTTATAGGGGTCTATTTTCTCTGACTTGACTCAGCTTGACCTACTTGACTCAGCGGTTAGAGTATCGCTTTCATACGGCGAGAGTCATTGGTTCAAATCCAATAGTAGGTAAACCGGCCGAAACCCCTGCTTTTGCCAGCATGACAGCAAGCACGAACTGGCAGCAAGGAGTCAACTGAATGACCAAAGCATCGGTTGCTTCCACTTGTGACCTTCTTCGACCGCCTTGACACCTTAATATCAAGGAACTcccccctctcttcttctcttcatgtATGTGGGCTGCCTGCCCCGTCCTGAATAGACGAAGAGGAACAAGCTGAAGAAAGGCGCGCGAGAGAGAGTTGAGTATCCACTCACCCCCCCTCTTCCACAATTAGGTGAAGACCAGGAGGGCCGGAAAGCCCAACGGGAAACCTTTCACTGCGCCACACGATTCTTTCGCGAAGCGCTCTCTCAGACGTTTCCACTCCTGCCCTCGCAAGCAAAGAAGTTTCAAGATACCAGGCCACCAAGTGAAAGTGAACAGCCTCGAGCAAATCTTCTAGAGAGCGTACCCTTTCTTTCTACTCTTTCTTTATTCTAAGAAAAACTAAGAatctaaatataaaaaaagaagaagattttttttgttggaccCCCTGGACCTCCGACCAATGAGGTGATGACACATGCATGCGTGCATATAAACTTCTAAAGAGTGGGTTTCAAACCTGGGTGGCACTATGTAACTCAATCCATTGTAGGGCTATTGGtagattctttttcttttagaaTAGATTCTGAGATAGAGGAGACTTTAAGGAGATTTTGTCGAGATGAGGACTTGCAAAAGTCGACTAGTCGCAGAAGTAAGGTCTCAGACTCGCAGAAGAAAGTATCCCGAGGTTTCGCCGCTTTGATGAAACAAGTTGTTTCAAAATCTCGCAAAAATTCTGCGTGGTTTTTCTCTAAAAACTCGGAAGGTTCCGCCAGAAAGAGTTTGGGATTAAATCGTTTGGTCTTTGGAAGTTCCCTGATTGGTTTGAGAACCTGATTGAAGAAGACCAGAATTTTGGAATACACGTGGATCTTCGGATCCAGTGTTTGAAGTTATTCTAGTGTCTTTTAGGGATGGGATTCCACAGTTCATACAGAGACGTTGTTGAGTATGTGGCTTGACTGACTTCAAGGTGACTCAAGTCTCGATTGAGCAGTCATTTTTTAGAGTCACGGGTCCTGCTTTAGCACCCTTTCACATTTGCAACTGTAGAGGGCGGTTTGTGACCTTCCAATTTTCCAGTGAAACCGGGGACCGAAAGGTCGTGAGAGATAGCAAAAAGATGCATCCATTTCTAGGCTAATTCAGTGTCTTGTGGATGCTCTATCTATGAGGTAGTTAGACACGCCCTTTGGGGGATCTCTTGGGTCTTTTAAAAGGACTCAATCAAAGGGCACAAACAAATGAAGGGAAAGCCtgctgtttgtttttctgaggTTGGGTTTTGAGATGAGAGTAGGATACACACGTTGAAGAAATCCATTGTCTAGAGAGAGTGGAGTGATCTCAAATAGttttctattttcatatttctAACTTGACTTATATATATTCTAATTTATATAGTTTTtcgaataaaataaaagtagaagTCTTTCTCATTTGCTGCCACTCAACAACAGCCGGTCTCAGCTCTGCACATTCctagaaattttttctttatttcagcTAAAAATTGTTATCATCTGGTATGAGAGCCCAGGTTGTGAAGATATGGTAGTGATACAATCTTCTGGATCTATGGTTGCTGATATGATTACTGCATTAACGCATACGATTGTCAAGCATCGCAAGATTTTTCCTCGAAATGTAGATGTTTGGAAGATGAGAATGCAGTTCCTTCTCAAAGAACaggatctttttttttcattcttgagAAAAGATAAGCCCGCGGATCTGGCGCTAATGGCAGTCAAGGATAAGGTACTAGTTTCAGTGGGAGACTCCACCGAGAATGTATGAGTCAATGACAATGGTAAACATGAAGTTTCTTCGGCAACGGTTCTTTCCAAGCAAGATGCAAGAGGGGACGAGCCTGTCTCAGCACTCAGACAAGATGGAGAAGATGATCAAAGAATTGGTAGCAGTGAGAGTCATTTTGACTGATCGTGATCAGTGACCGGGAAGTCTACTGAAGTCGTTTGAGTCTTTGACAACCACTCTCTCCCGTGAAACTCCTCCTTTAACTATTGATTGATCCGACCATTTTCTTTAGGCAGAAGCTGAAAAGAGATTTAAACAGCAGTCATTAAAAACTAATGCtgctaaaaaaagaagaagaagcacaaaGTGAGTGCAGAAGGACCTGAAAAACATAGAGTGTTGGTCCTCCAAGAAGAAAGGTCACTTGAGTTTTGAGTGCTCATGAAAGAAGggcaaagggaaaaagccatgATGATCAGGAAAAGGTAGTCTTGGTCACTACTATGGCCCTGTTTGCCAACATTTCAGATAGTTGGTGGATCGGGTCCTCGCATCATATTTTCTTCCGAAAGGAAGAATTATGTGCAAATATGATTGAAGAACTAGGTTCTTCATATATGGGCAATGGCACTTCGACTGGTTTCAGAGGCCGAGGGAATGTGTAATTGCTGTTTGAAAACGGAAAGTCAGAAAGAAGGGGTAtccaatgttgattttctttttgtacctGAAGAGAACCTACTCTCGATGAGAAGAGTCTTGACTTGAGATTCTATTAGTAAATAGCGCGCTACTTCTAGCAGCTTGCTTCCAAGCTTGACTAATAGGACTTTCTAGAGAGAGGTGAATAAGGGGGGAGACCAATCCCATTGTGTGGAAAGATTCTTCTGTCAGCTGATTCACCAGGGTTCACTAGGAATTTTTGAATTGGATCCAAGAAGATAGGATCATCGATCTGTTCTGCCAGTAAATCCAATACTAACTTATGATCTACTTGTTCTTATCTCCATAGAAAGCGAAGCACTTTCGGACGTCAGCATGTACTAATCGCTCCCCCGCACTCCACCCCCACCCCCTATTTGAGTAAGGCTGGAAGGAATTGGCAGAATTTTGTTAGGTCCCAATGAGGGGGGACCGGGTCATGCGACGGATGCAAGCTAGACTTTGAAGCAAAAAATCCAAGATTTcatagaagaaggaaaaatcaacGTGGCGGATGAACAGGAAGCTCCTAAGAAGCCCAACGAGAAAATGGGAGTTTTTAAGAACTCGCTCTCTAGTCACGCTCTGGTCTCAACATGCTGGGCCGAGGAAGTGTCCGATTTCCAACATCCCCCTACCATCACTACAATGAATGCTTTTAATACTATATTGCTTTGTGAGTAAGATCCGGATCATCATGACCCCTACGTTCCGGCTTCCAAAGGCGATCCTAAGGGAagaataatttggaataaaaggGAGTTGGCTGCAAGAAGAACAACGAGAGGAAGCTCCaccgaaagaagaagagaaaataagacTCGAGTTTCTGGAAATGTTTCAAcagggagggaagaggaaaattcaaaaaaagagagaaaagagaaagaaaagaagaagattgaatGGATTATCCCGAACCTGCCTCCGCCGCCGTCGCACGAACCATTTATGATGGCCGCGTCTGGGTGGATTGTGGTGCTACCATTCCTTTAGGATACCTTTCGGCTTCAGTAAAAACTCTTCCCCCTTAGTCTAAATATTGAGTTGGTACGCTAACTCAACTTTGAGTATGGAATTTACTTTGTTGGTTGAGTGGAGTTACGGTAGTTCAATCTATAAAGGAAGGACAATCGATCGCACTTGGCGCAGAACCACCTAAGGGTGGCTCTTTACTCCCTCAAGACttgcttcttatttttctttcaccCTTCACTTCATCCCCTTTTCTATCAATAGGGAGCTACGACAAAGTCTGCtccagaaagaaaagaagtcagCAGGTCCTTTTCCGCTTAATCGCTAACTCATGAGCAAAGCCGCCTTCGGTCCTTCGCTTAGTAAGCCCCTCTTCGAGCCTCTCCTGAATTCCGCTCGCCCCGGTCCTTAGTAGCGTTGACAAAGGCAACCTTTGGATGTTGTTGTGACGCTTTGGTTAGGCTCGGTTGACAAAGGCAACGACACAAGCAAGGAGTTGACAAAGGGGAACAGCCCCCTGTTGTTGATAGAGAGCTTACCGCCCCGTCCTTTATAGTCGCTACTGTTGTCATGGAAAAAGAGTTTGTTTTCTGTCAAAGAAGCATGCTTAACACAGCCTATAGCGTAAAGGCATTCGAGCCGCGTCTAAACGAAATGTTGGGTAAGGGCCCGTACTCTCTCTTCTGTAGATAGGCTATCCCTTCAGGCTATGGTATGGGGGAAGGGAAGTGAGATCTACCGATTGATTTGATATTAGATGAGCGGCCGTACTATGATCGTTCGGGAGACATGGCCCATTCAAATCAAAATAGAACGAGCATCTCCGACTAAGGGGAATGGAATGTCGACCACAGGGTGAGATGCTCTTTTAATACGAAGCCGAGTGACTGGTCAAGTCATGAAACTTAGTCATTTTGATCAACATGGCTGCAAGTGGACTGGGTTTATGTGTTTGAACTGACTACGACCAAAGTCGTGGctacttcaaccaaaaaaagggCTACCCCCTattcaaatcaaaagaagaacCTCCCCTCACTTACGAAGAAGTAGTTGGAGCTGGGCTCCGAACTATGAgagtttgcttttgttttctatttctaaGAGCGGTCCATGATCAGACCGCTCCTGGTGTTCTAACTAGTCATTAATGGTCGGCTTCATTGGTATCCTTTCGGTATGCGTTGCGAACACTTTCATTTTTAGCGTCTCATCTTCTCTAGAGAAGCGAAACTCGAACGGATAGAGCAGATGGTCCAACTacataactttttctttttcattacttCCATGGTCGTGCCTCGTGGCACGGCAGCACCCGTACTATTGAAATGGTTCGTCAGTAGAGATGTTCCCACAGGTGCCCCTTCTTCCAATGGAACTATAATTCCTATTCCTATCCCTTCATTCCCTCTTTTGGTCTATCTACATTCCAGGAAATTCATACGCTCCATGGACGGAGAAAAAAGTGGAGTCTTGGTCAGAGCAAGCCACCCTATTCTATTACCAGACATAATTGGGAGAAGCTCATCTGAAACTAGAGCTAGAAAGGCCTCATTTCGTTTCGTTCccgtttttattttccttcttctcgaATCCAAGGGGGACTTCTCATATTTAGAATCTTTCTGCGGTGTGCTCCGTTTACTATTCTTTCGTACTCTCTTCTCTTTACCACGCGATAGGTCAGCGAAGCGTGAGCGGGCGCGGAGAAGGAAAGGCCAAAGACTTCGGCCTAAGAGAAATGAGCAACGACGAAATGACAAAATGAGGTGCTCCGGGCACTCCCATTTAGAAAGAAGTGTCGAAGGTTTTGGGCCTGTAGCTTTTCCCGTCCCCCCTTCATCGGGTGGTGCTTGTGTGGGGGGTGTGCCACCAGAAATCGGGCTTGAAGCTCTCGCCTTACCAACGAGCCGACAGCTGATGGCTGTTGGTCACGACTACTACCAAAAAGCTCCAATGAAGATGAATATTTCACATGTAGGAGTGTGCATCTGTATGTTGGGTGTTCTTCTGTCGTGCGACCCGGCGGCTTATGTGCGACCTGTGGCCCACGCCTCCTATTTGTTCCGGGCGGGCGGCGTGAACTCTGATTCTATCCGGGTATTCAATCCCGCCGCTGAGATGCTCAGTTGACTCCTTAACCTTGATAGGAATATGGCTTATTAAAAAATTCGTGCATAAGGCTAAGGAACTTTGGATGAACTAATGCGAATGGGTGTAAGCCTCGCTGCTCGGAAACACCCAGTGCTGACCACACTGAGAGACACGAAAGCGCAGGTAACGCCAGTTGGCGAAGTGGCGTTAAGCATCCCTAGCGGTACGAAAAGAGAGGTCGTGATGATATCATCTACGTCCGTACCGCTCCTCGTGGAGTAGATCCCGCATCCAACCAAGTCTTTGACCAGGGAACGGGAGAATTCCCACTACCGCTGGCAGGCCAGCCGGGCCGTGAGCGCGGTGGGAACGGGCTTCCCAAAAAGCCAGCCCGGGCCGGGGTCAGCATAGAATGAAGGGGACGGCCCTAATGTTGTGTTGGCTTTGCCAACTTCTTGGCTTTCGGGCGGAGAAGAGCGGACGTGGGGACTCGGGTCAGGGTGCAGCGTAACTAAGAGAGCCATTCCATTTAGGTAGGGCAAGACAGAATGGGCGGGCACGAGCGGTCTGGTGTCCGAGCCAATTGGTCAGACCACGACTACTTCGCTTATTAGATTATTATTAACCGCCTATCCCGGAATGGAATGGGATGGAATAGAAAGAACGCGAAGCGCTAGCGCTATATAGAAGGtcggttttttttgggggggataAGCTTGTGAAGAAGCAAGCTTATCCCCGCCCCGACCGGCAGCTGCTGGCTTTCCCCATCTCTCCTAAACTTCCCCCGGTCTTCGGACCGAGCTGTATGAGGCATAAACTCGTCTCACGTACGGTTCGGAGGCCGAGCCCCACCCCAGCAGTAATGGTGCGGCTTAGGTCAACTAACACAAAGAAGATAGAGTTCACTCAACGATTGCCTTTGGGTTCCGAACTCCATATGGGGAAGGAGCGTTGTTGTTTGCGAGGTCTCGATCATTTACATGGGCCCACTTCTCATTCCATTTGTGGGAATTTTATGATCTATAAACCGTCCCTAAGGAACGATCGGCTCATGTTTGAGCATGATGAATCACTTCGTGCCGACCTGTTGCCAATAAACTTTGCGGCCTCATATGAGAATGGAAAACTGGAGCATTTTCTGCATCGGTGGATGAAGAATCGCAAACATAAGAATTTCTGGTTGACCATGTTCCCAGAAAAAAGATACTTTCGAGAAACGACGAGCACGACTGAAGTGGCTATACATACAAATCCATTTACGGATCTATATGCTTCGATTGGAACTGGAAGTTCCAGAACAGGCGGCTGGTATACCACCATAATGAaactgccttttcttttttttatttggatagGATTTATGTTGGCTTCGTCGGGAGGCTCCCGTAGTTTGTTACATCAGCTCCAAAAGGATAAGTTGCGTTGGAATCGAGAAAGTTTCGTGGAGTTCATAATTGCATAAAAGGAGGATAAGTAGTGGCTGCGGCGCGTCGAGGCACTTCTTCGACGGTCCCCGTCCGCCCGGCCTGCCGGCCCATGAATTCTTCAGATCGGGCCGGCAGGCCGGCGAGACAGAATGGGCGGGCACTACTAACCAAGCCAAGCCTAGTTCTCGCCGATAGGCGCTCGTAGCTTGCTTACAAGCCTTGCCAACTATAATAGTTGTGGCCATGGCCCGAAGGAGCCTTAAGCACTTGTACAATGCTCAAGTCAGGGCTCCATCCTACTCGTTGCCCAGAGCCTTGACTTTCTATTATAAGAGGGTTTAAACGAAACTATTTTGAGGGAAGGGAAAAGGGGTCTCTTTCCTCGCCCGATGGTAGAGGTCGATCCCCTATCAACTTCGGTTATCACCTTCCGTGCCTCCTTGCGGTCCTTCTATTTAGCTTTTCCTCGGACTTTAGAGCTAGTTGATAGGCCACTTTCCACATCCGATGCATCGAGATTTCATCTTGGATTTATAACCTCAAGCCCTATCAAGCAAGGGATTCTTCGTCGGATTCGTTCAAGCCATTGCGAAAGAAACAATTGGTAGAACTCCGCAACTTGTTAGGAGTAGGGGCTTTCTTGTACGCTTCTCTCCCCACTATCCTTGAATTTAAAGCGAAGTGGAACCTTTGGAACAAGCTTTGGGTCTAATCGGCGGGTAGAAATTTATCCCGAAACCTCGATCGCATCTTGTCCCATGTacttccctttgcctttccgcTCACGCCTTGCTTGGACTTGATCCCACAAAATGTTGGCATGACCAGTGCTCAGGAATTTCATCTTCGCACACCTCGGATAGTTCTTTCCAATCAAAGAACTTCTCTACGCTACTTAGCCAATCAAGAAAGTCCTCAGGATGCAATCGGTCATGGAAATCGGGAACGTCCACTTTGATCTCACGATCTCCTTGATCTCGATGCCCTTCTAAGGCCCGGATCATGAAGCTCTCCGGTACCTCAACCAACAAAGGAAGTGGAATGCTCGACATGCCAAATGGGTTTCCTACTTGCAAGAATTCACTTTTGTCCTTCAACACAAGTCCGAGGCAGCTAACAAGGTAGCCGATGCTTTCAGCCGCAAACATACCTTGTTTTCCACACTATCTTATGAAGTTACCGGCTTTTAAGTACTACCTAAGCACTATGGTTCGGATTCCTACTTATCCAAAGTGATAGAGGAACTCCCGGATACTCCAAACAGCCTTTATACACTCTTCAATGGTTATCTTTTTCGAGGTAACTCACTATGTGTGCCCGAGGGATCTCTACGCCTACAAGTTCTAGCCGAACTTCATAATGGTGGACTTTGTGGCCATTTTGGGCAAGACAAGACCGAGGCTCTAGTTTGTCAAAGATACTATTAGCCTTCATTACAAAGGGACGTGCGAAAGTATGTGAAAAGCTGTGTGGTGTGCCAAAGGGCTAAGGGTCAAAGACAAAACACCGGCCTCTACCAACCTCTTCCGATACCCAATGCTCCATGGGAGGACATCTCAATGGACTTTGTTCTTGGTTTGCCTAAGACTCGAGGTGGCTATGATTTCATATTTGTGGTAGTTGACCGGTTCTCCAAGATGGCCCACTTCATCCCATGTAAGTGCATTACCGATTCCTCTAATGTTGCCACTTTGTTCTTTCGAGAAGTAGTTAGATTGCATGGGGTGTTTAAAACTATCACTTCCGATAGAGACACCCGTTTTGTGGGTCACTTTTTGAAGATCTTATGGAGGATCATGGGAACAACACTACACTTCTCTAGTGCCTACCACCCCCAAACCGATGGACAAAGCGAGGAGATGTAATCCAATTGGAAACCTTTTGAGAAGCTTAGTAGGTGAACATCCAAGACTTTGGGACACGGTCCTACCACAAGCTTAGTTTGCATAAAAGAACCGCTCCACCGGAAAGTCCCCTTTTGAGGTAGTATATATATGGTAGAGCACCTCCTCTTATCTTAGACCGACTCTCCATGCCTCACCCGACCTTGGCTGGCCTATGACTACTGATTCGGTGCAAGCGGCgctc
Above is a genomic segment from Rhodamnia argentea isolate NSW1041297 unplaced genomic scaffold, ASM2092103v1 Rarg_v2.18, whole genome shotgun sequence containing:
- the LOC125313371 gene encoding cytochrome c biogenesis CcmF C-terminal-like mitochondrial protein; the protein is MVQLHNFFFFITSMVVPRGTAAPVLLKWFVSRDVPTGAPSSNGTIIPIPIPSFPLLVYLHSRKFIRSMDGEKSGVLVRASHPILLPDIIGRSSSETRARKASFRFVPVFIFLLLESKGDFSYLESFCGVLRLLFFRTLFSLPRDRSAKRERARRRKGQRLRPKRNEQRRNDKMRCSGHSHLERSVEGFGPVAFPVPPSSGGACVGGVPPEIGLEALALPTSRQLMAVGHDYYQKAPMKMNISHVGVCICMLGVLLSCDPAAYVRPVAHASYLFRAGGVNSDSIRVFNPAAEMLS